The sequence below is a genomic window from Mus musculus strain C57BL/6J chromosome 4, GRCm38.p6 C57BL/6J.
catgtGTCCTGGCCTGAGAATTTCCTCTGACAGCAGTGACAGAAATGTCAATTTTGAGTCTACTCAACAGCCATGCCACCATGCCCCGGCTAACCCAATGACAAGGAGGCtccaaggataaaaaaaaaaaattgccatcTCAttatgctttgcttttgttttattgtgacAGTGTCTCCTTCCATAGCTTATATCATCCTAGAAGTCACCATGGAGTCCAGGATGGCCATGACTCATGCTAATACCCTGTCTCAGCTTCTAGAGTGCAAGGATTACAGGTGACTGTCTTAACTGGAACCATTCTAGGCCAAACAGTCTCAGTTCACAAAGATGCACAAGTGATCCCAGTCAAGGACAAGCATCACACAGCTGAGCCCAAGTCCAAATCGCAAACCTGCAGAATTATCACTTAAGGCACTCCATATGGACTTTGTATTGGTAAGCAAATTCTCACTGATGCAGATGCTGTGTCAGAGGGTATGCTATAAGCCAGAAGTTGCAAAGAGACACAATCAGCTCTATCACAGGTCTTGGCTGGTACTCACGGGTTGTGGTTACTTTCTTCAAGCCGGGGCCTCGGGTGTTGTTTTTCACAATGTGCAGAGATATTTCATACTCTTGGCCAGGAGCAAGGCCAGTTTGGCGGTAGGAGGTCTCTGGTCTCCTCAGACTTTTTGTGATCTCTCCCTCATCTTCTTTGTTCTGCAGGATGGAAACAACAAAGGGCTAAGATTCAGAGGCAGGGACAGCCATGCATCTTTATGCTtcacttgtttctgcttcttgtttAATTTATTCATTAGGTACCCTCCTATGTAGCCCAGCAGATTGGGaggttagatgctgagaaaacagagATGAGAACGCTGCTTCTCGAGTTTGTTTATTCCTCCTGTAGACACCTGCACTTATCCTGTTCCTGTCAAACGGCACCCTGTGAGATCCGTAACTCAGCCCTTCCTTCTGTAAGTCAGCAGTTTTAAGTTGGTGGCTTGCCCAATGCTTTCCCAGATAATTGGGGACAGGGCCTGGGTTATAACCAGAAAACCGATTTACCTAATCTTTGTGTCCTAGGAAGATCTACTCATACTTGAGATGTGCCAGGAAATACTGTATAGGGCAGACTGGTTCTGTTTCTGTTATCCCAAATAGAGATTTGCAAGTTGGTACCTATCGATGATTTAACTTGTGTTTGTCCGGACTCTCATCTCTAAATGCTATACTTTTCTATTTATTAACAGCAGGGAAGAAATTAACATCACTTAAATACATAATGATCACACAAAGTGATAGTGCCCAGTCTTCCACCCAAAGCTAAGGAAACCAAGTAACATAAGAAGCAGCAGGGGCCTTTGACCACCTTGTGAATCTCCTATATCAAAGACTTCCTCCAGGGAGCCCCTTACCATATTTCGGAAAATGATCTCCCATGTTTCGAAAGCAATGTCTAGAGGATCCCACTCTACTTCCACAGATGTCTCCTTGATAGACTTGAATTTTAGACCTTCAGGTGCAGGCAAATCTGTAAGTAACAGCACAAATAGGATATAAGGAAAGGCAAGATCCTAGGTAGCCACACAGCTAGGGATACACTAAACCTGTGACAGACAGCTGTCTTTGAGGCTAGTAACCAAATCTGGGGTCTACTTAAAGGCTTTTCTGGCATGCAGTCTACTGTGAGAAAATGTGAATGCCCCTATTATGACCAATCATATGACTGCTTATTTATGATTTCATATTGTTGAATTAGCAAAGCATACATAGGATTTGGAATCAGATGGACCTGGATCAGCATCTAACCCACCACCGATAACACTGTGACTTTGGACAAGATTTATACAAAGCTCTGAGATCATTGCTTTTCCTGGGAGAAGGTGGTAACTGTGTCTTCCCTCAGGTATGCACCAAGGACTGAGTAATACATTCCGTGAAGTCTGCTGGCCTAGCTCTTGGCATGCAGTGCACACTCAGTAAGGAAAGGCCAATGCTGTTATTGCTTAGCAAGTAAGGGCCAGTTTCTAGCCACAGTTTGCTTCTCAGGCATGAAGGTAATTGTACTGACTCTTAAAGGAATAACCTGAGACAGTGAGGTCAATAGAGGAGAACTCCACACAATGGTGATAAGAAGATTAAGATCTAATCTCCTAAGACTTTCCAGGGTAAAGCCCAACTCCATCTTTGTTAGCTGTGGGGATTGAGAGGAGATGATGAACTGTCTggtctcagtttcctcatctgcacaTGGGGTTAACAATTGCTTCTGTCTCATTGGGTGAAGTGTGTTAGTATATATTGGGCACTTAAAGTATGCATAGTGCTACACAGCTTGGCCAAGGCTAGGTGAGTCTACCCAGAATCCTCTGCCTACTCACAGGTGGCAACCCTGGCACTGACAGGGATGCTCCTCTTGTTTTCCAAGATGGCGAACACACGAATGAAGTACTCCACCCCTGGTTCCAGCTCCCGAATGGTGGTGGATGTCTGGTCCCCAGGCACACGGAACTGCATCTCTAGGCCATCAGCATGGGTGGGTGTGTACATAATGAGGTACTCAGTGACCCGCATCTCATTGTCCCATGCCAGATTTACAGTCTCCTCTGTTACTTCTGTCACAATAAGGTCTTTGGGAGGGGACACTGAGAGGAATAAGAAAGGATATTGGAGGTCAAGAGTATTCGTGTAGTACCCTATAGGCTTAACTCCCTTGATAAGTCTCTTCTGCTATTTACAATAGAGATCTGAAGTTGTCTGTTCTTAAAACACATTGTTCCCAACCTTCTGGACTCAGCCAGAGCTCTACTGAGTGTACTAGATACAAGTTCTGTCAgtcaaggggctagagagattacgcagtggctaagagcacttttgttcttgcagaggaccagggttccattcccagtatCCAAGtaatgactcacaaccacctgtaactccagttccagggactctgatgcCCTTTTTTAACATCTGCAGGTACAGGTggttcatacacatacattcaaggtaaactctaacacacataaaataaaataaaataaaataaaataaaatactctaaaaagtatttaaaagagGTCTGTCACTTTCCCTATAAGAAAATTctcctcctctatttctttttactttaaaaacattttcattagTTCTCTGAGAATGCCATCCAATCTATTTTGACCACCTGGCCTAGGCTTATCTTGAATGTGACCCAGGCAGGCATTGAActtgatcttcttgcctcagcctctgtagGAGCTGGGTTTACAGACCTTTACCACCAGAAGTAGCTTTGTAATCTATTAGCCCATTGCCTTTATGTTGAAGTCCCTGGCCAATAGTGTTGCTTTCAACACTGTGTTCGACACTTTTCCACTTTCTGGGTCTTAGCTCAGAGTTATACCAGGGTATAGAAAACTATCACCTCAGCCTGGCCCCTGTGACTTAGTCCTATAGGGTTTGTCTAACCAGACTCTCTTGTTCCTTAGCTGTGACTAAGGGCAAGAGGTTTCCCTGTGGTTGCCTACATCAGGTTTAGAACCCACATGTCTTTACTAAGCTTGCACAGTTCAGACATACTAAACAGTGGGGCTATTTATTTGTTCCTGCCTACCTTTGTAAGATGTTCTTTATCATGATATGAGGGcgagaaaaatgaagagaaaacggTCATTGAGcatgagtggtttttttttttgtttgtttttgttctttgctgTGTACTCATTTAGTCAATGTTTCTTGAACACATACTATATGCCTATGCTTATGATAACTCCTGGAAACAGTATTCTGGGAGATGCTCACAGTCCTTGGATAAGGATAGCACCAAACGCATCAGGTCTGGTTCCCAGGTAACCAGAGACCATTCTTTAGTTGACTGCATTAATAAGTTAATCTTATTTAATAGAAATGTCTGTTGAGCCCAGGGAATTATCATTTCCATTCAAATGGAAGAACTTTGTTTGCTGTTGGTTCATAGCCagagtagagaaagaaaggaaactgatACGAAGTAAAGGACAATGAATGGCTGATTCAATACAGTTGAGGTAGATAATATTTAAGTATCATTTGAGTCTTTTGGACAACAGTATTACTTCTCTGAGCCTTTGATCTAAGTTGCCCAGTGCCAAGAGACTGAGTATAAACCCCTCATAGGGTCAGAAAAAGAGTGTGTGTTTAACAGGAATATACTAACAGGGCACATTAAAAGAATTGGTATGTTGATAAATCCCACTATCTGTCTCTGATAGGCATTGCGTATATACACCATCATGACCACTTGCAGGCCAGCTTGCTGATACTCACCCTCAGAGCAGTCTATCCCTGTGTAACCTTCATTGCAGATGCAGCGGCCTGACACACATTGTCCTTGGTTGCTGCAGTCATTGGGACAGGAGCGCTGCCCACAGTCCAGGCCCGTAAAGCCCTCATGGCAGATACACTGGCCGTCCTCACAGCGGCCTTGGCCATGGCAATCACTGGGGCACCTTTGCTCTTTGCAGTCTTTGCCAGTGAAGCCCTCGTGGCAGATGCATTGGCCATTCACACAGCGGCCATGGCCGTGGCAGTCACTGGGGCAGGAAAGCTCAGCACAGTCAGGGCCAGTGAAGCCATCCTCACAGATGCACTGTCCGTCTACACAGCGCCCCCGCTGGCTACAGTCCCGGGGACAGCGCCGGTCTCTGCAGTCTTCCCCAGTGTAGTCGTCATCACAGATACACATGCCATTCACACAGCGGCCATGTTGGTGGCAGTCATTGGGACAGCTCATCTCACTACAGTCAAAGCCCTTGAAGCCTTGTTCACATATGCACTTGCCCTGTACGCAGAGACCCCGGTTGTGACAGTCATTGGGGCATCGCCGCTGGCTACAGTCTTCTCCGGTATAGCCCTCGTCACACACGCACTGCCCGTTGACACAACGGCCATGCCCACTGCAGCCATTGGGACACTGGAGATCCCCACAGTCAGCCCCTGTGAACCCATCGTCACACTCACACTGCCCGTTGAGGCAGCGGCCACGGTGGTGACAATCGGCGGGACACCGCTTTTCACTGCAGTctgctcctgcaaagccctcgTTGCAAACACACTGTCCCTCCTCACACTGGCCACGGCCCTGACAGTCGTTGGGGCAGGTGAGCTCACCGCAGTCTTCGCCCGTGAAACCTTCTTCACAGTAGCAGGTGCCATTGATGCAGCGACCGCGGTCGAAGCAGTCGTTGGGGCAAATGAGCTCACTGCAGTCCTCGCCAGTGAAGCCCTCGTCGCAGACACACTCGTTCTCCACACACCGCCCACGATTGTAGCAGTTGTTGAGGCAAAGGGGCTCGTTGCAGTCCTCACCCGCAAAGCCATCTTTGCACACACACCTGCCATCCACACACATCCCGTGTTCCTCGCTGCAGGGCACTGGGCAGACTTCCAGGCCACAGTCAGGGCCGGCATAGCCTTCGAAGCACACACAGACCCCGTTCACACACCTGCCCTGGTCATTGCAGTCGTTCGGACAGGCCAGCTGGCTGCAGTCTTCCCCAGTGAAACCCTCGTCACAGATACACTGGCCGTCAAGGCACTGGCCTCTGAGATTACAGTTCCCAGGGCAGTCAGGCTCAGAGCAGTTGGGGCCTTTCCAGCCTGGTTCACAGACACAGCCGCAGCCTTCTGCACTGAAGTTGCCCCGTCCGCTGCAGAAGGGCCTGGTGTCCAGACGACCTGCATTGAAGATAATAGGTATTTAGCTGGGTACATCAGAGCTGGCTTTTGGTACTCACATGAAAAAGCCCTCACTCAAATTCAGCTGCATGCCTAGGCATCAACTGGGTGGAGAGCAGAGGCTTAGTGGAAAAAATGAGATGGAATTCAGTCACATTTAAGCCACACTGACATTAAACCCACCAGGTCTTCTCAGACACATGTTTCCTCAAGGGGGTtgacagagagaaaatgaattgATTTATTAATAAAGATAAACTTTTGAAAATTGCCTTAGAAGCCTAGAGTCCCACAGTACTCCCTGCATATGGTAGTCAGGTCCACTCTCAACATCATTATCAATGCCCTTTCTGATAGTATTTTCTAAGTGGTGGAAACAGATACTCATTTCTGACTTGAAGTTAATGCTTTTGTATTCCTCTGGAATTCTGGGAGGTGGGGCGGGGGGATATAATGAACTCCTAAGCAGCAGGATTACTGGAATAGATGTGCAAGGGTCCCGAGTGTCCTCCAGAGAGAGTGAAGTTCCCGGGCACATCCAAAGTCTATGCGTGTTCTCCTTTATCACTGAATCATCCTGTGAAATTTGGTCGACTTTTAAAACCTCAGTTTTTAGATTCACATAGAGATGTTAAACTTTACCTTAAAGGGTTGTTGGGAGGATCACAGAAGAAAGTTACTGTGTCTGGTACATACAGGTGGCTGTGTGGGCAGCTCTGACCTGACCACCTTCCCATTATCACGCTGTGTTTGTTCCATCACGTTAGAATACTCTCCTCCTGATCTCACAGGCTCAGTACCACCCAGGCAGAAATGGGCCATTGTAAGAACACAGGACTGTGGAAGACTGTGTTAACACCTAACTCAACAGGACCTGGAGAACCTCACTCCCCTCTGGGCCTTTGTTTCCCTATTTGTACAGTGAGTTGATAAGGCTACACAGCAGTCTCTTTGAGAGATGCCTTTGGGAGGAGGGACACTGTGTTATTCTCAGATGTTTTAGGGTAACTACAAATTATATTTCAGAGCCAAACATGTTTGACCAAGATAAAATTAAagtagggactagagagatgaggGTGCTTGCTGTGCAATCATGAGAAGCAGAGTTCCAATCCCAGCTCCTATGACTGTATGCCTGTATCTTCATCTTGCATGTGAGTAGAGACAGGGgcatcactggggcttgctggtttCTAGTTTAGCCGAGAAAATGTGAGCCCCAGGTTCAAGGAGGATGCTGCCTCAGAGGAATTGAGAGGCAGTGATAGAGGATGTCCAGGCCTTCTTCTGCCCTTAGTGCACGTTTATAAGAGTGTTTGACTGAATacccacacatgtgtacacactcacacacaaacatatatacacaaaagtaatcaaataaataaatcttagaacatttagatttatttattttatcatttcatagGTCTGAGTTCTTTGCATGTATGGCTGGTGTACGCTGAGGATCTAAAAGGGTGTTGATCCCTGAGAGTGGAATTACAGATGTTTTGAGTGCCCATGTAGGTGATGGAATCTGTATCCTCTgggagagcaagtgctcttaactgctgagctcacTCTTCAGACCAATAAATCCAACAGATATAATTAAGTGAAACAGAGCTTTATGAAACAGATTTTTCAAATGCTAGGAAATTAGTGTGAGAGCTATTATTAGCACAACTCTTCCAAGAACAGAAGAGAAATGGCTCCAATCTCTACCTTTCCTTGACCTTAaaatctctccctctgtctctctttgaaaTCACTACCTTGTCTGTCTAGTTTCCCAGGAAACCAGCTTTAAAAAATCACTCATGGAGTCCTTTAAGCTCACCATCTTCTCATTGGTGCAGAGACAGGGTCAACGAACCCTGTTGCCTTCTGGGAAGCCTACCTTCTGCAGGTTGGAGGCAACAGCCTGTACCCATGGTGCACTGCTCCCTTAGAGACGATACCAGCAACTCCAGCTCCTCCAGCCTGCTCAGGAGCTCCTTCACATCTGGAGCTGCAGCACAGCCACAGGCCCGGCGGGGGATGTTGATGCGGTGTGTGAATACAATTTGGTTTTCCCCATCCACTGTATGTTCCTGGAAGCTCCCACTGGACTCTGGCGTGGGGGTCAGGTCTTTCTCCCCACTCGCTGACTCCAGATCCACTGAGCATTGGGAACCCATGGGCAACTTGATGTTGTAGATATGGTTGAACACCACTGGCTGATTCTCTTCTGGCAGGGTCATGTTTAGCCCACTCTCTCGCTTGTGCCTGATGATTTTCTTGAGGACCCCACCTTCGGGAGTGAGGGCAAACAAAGCTAGAAAGATGCCTGGCAGTAGCCAGGTCACGGCCCCCATGGTGGAGGTTGGACTGGCTAGGTGTCTCTAGATCTGTAGGGTGCCTGAACTCCCAGTAGAGTTTGGTATTTAGATGTACTCAAAGGAATACAGTTGGATGTCCCCAATCTTCTTGGAAGAAGGATctataaataaaggaaaacaatagTTATTAGGCACTGTCCCTAATACACTGTGGAGTGGCCACAATTCCGAGTGATTTTTGCCTTCTTGCCCCCTGGGTCTGAAACTTTCTTGATATCCCTTTACTATATATGGTAATGAGGACATAAAATGGTCTCTAGAAAAATCTTGCAATTTTGAAAGATTGACATTACTCACTCAACCTTTGAAAATGTAAAGAGacaatagagaaaagaaagaccTGGCAGAACATTAGGAAAAGGTAGGCAGGGGCTTGTATCGCAGCTTCGGATCTGAGCACTTAGGGAAGTTACTTAACTTTGTCCCTTGTTTCACTTTTTACAGTGAAAATCCTGGCCAATGGCAGGGTTAGAAGGCTGACCCGATGAGATCATTCCTTGTCCCTCAGTATTTACAAGCCACGCCTTCTGAGGGAATTTTTCTGGTCCTGTG
It includes:
- the Tnc gene encoding tenascin isoform 5 precursor (isoform 5 precursor is encoded by transcript variant 5) encodes the protein MGAVTWLLPGIFLALFALTPEGGVLKKIIRHKRESGLNMTLPEENQPVVFNHIYNIKLPMGSQCSVDLESASGEKDLTPTPESSGSFQEHTVDGENQIVFTHRINIPRRACGCAAAPDVKELLSRLEELELLVSSLREQCTMGTGCCLQPAEGRLDTRPFCSGRGNFSAEGCGCVCEPGWKGPNCSEPDCPGNCNLRGQCLDGQCICDEGFTGEDCSQLACPNDCNDQGRCVNGVCVCFEGYAGPDCGLEVCPVPCSEEHGMCVDGRCVCKDGFAGEDCNEPLCLNNCYNRGRCVENECVCDEGFTGEDCSELICPNDCFDRGRCINGTCYCEEGFTGEDCGELTCPNDCQGRGQCEEGQCVCNEGFAGADCSEKRCPADCHHRGRCLNGQCECDDGFTGADCGDLQCPNGCSGHGRCVNGQCVCDEGYTGEDCSQRRCPNDCHNRGLCVQGKCICEQGFKGFDCSEMSCPNDCHQHGRCVNGMCICDDDYTGEDCRDRRCPRDCSQRGRCVDGQCICEDGFTGPDCAELSCPSDCHGHGRCVNGQCICHEGFTGKDCKEQRCPSDCHGQGRCEDGQCICHEGFTGLDCGQRSCPNDCSNQGQCVSGRCICNEGYTGIDCSEVSPPKDLIVTEVTEETVNLAWDNEMRVTEYLIMYTPTHADGLEMQFRVPGDQTSTTIRELEPGVEYFIRVFAILENKRSIPVSARVATYLPAPEGLKFKSIKETSVEVEWDPLDIAFETWEIIFRNMNKEDEGEITKSLRRPETSYRQTGLAPGQEYEISLHIVKNNTRGPGLKKVTTTRLDAPSHIEVKDVTDTTALITWFKPLAEIDSIELSYGIKDVPGDRTTIDLTHEDNQYSIGNLRPDTEYEVSLISRRVDMASNPAKETFITGLDAPRNLRRVSQTDNSITLEWRNVKADIDSYRIKYAPISGGDHAEIDVPKSQQATTKTTLTGLRPGTEYGIGVSAVKGDKESDPATINAATEIDAPKDLRVSETTQDSLTFFWTTPLAKFDRYRLNYSLPTGQSMEVQLPKDATSHVLTDLEPGQEYTVLLIAEKGRHKSKPARVKASTAMGSPKEIMFSDITENAATVSWRAPTAQVESFRITYVPMTGGAPSMVTVDGTDTETRLVKLTPGVEYRVSVIAMKGFEESDPVSGTLITALDGPSGLLIANITDSEALAMWQPAIATVDSYVISYTGERVPEVTRTVSGNTVEYELHDLEPATEYILSIFAEKGQQKSSTIATKFTTDLDSPREFTATEVQSETALLTWRPPRASVTGYLLVYESVDGTVKEVIVGPDTTSYSLADLSPSTHYSARIQALSGSLRSKLIQTIFTTIGLLYPFPRDCSQAMLNGDTTSGLYTIYINGDKTQALEVYCDMTSDGGGWIVFLRRKNGREDFYRNWKAYAAGFGDRREEFWLGLDNLSKITAQGQYELRVDLQDHGESAYAVYDRFSVGDAKSRYKLKVEGYSGTAGDSMNYHNGRSFSTYDKDTDSAITNCALSYKGAFWYKNCHRVNLMGRYGDNNHSQGVNWFHWKGHEYSIQFAEMKLRPSNFRNLEGRRKRA